Proteins encoded by one window of Salvia splendens isolate huo1 chromosome 14, SspV2, whole genome shotgun sequence:
- the LOC121763690 gene encoding protein FAM91A1-like has product MQRPPATMEEQLIIHAITEECSWESLPKRLQSTLNSKEDWHRRIIDHCIKKRLLWNTCFARMVCKEAEFYEEMMRYLRRNLAMYPYHLAEYVCRVMRVSPFKYYCDILFEVMKNEQPYDSIPNFSAADALRITGIGRNEFIDIMNRCRSKKIMWKLNKSIAKEHLPIEPVEFVIEPWWGVCLVNFTLEEFKKLSEEESAQIDKIYKEETNSFFLFDPEIIKGLFRRGLVYFDVPVYPDDRFKVSRLEGFVSNREQSYEDPIEELLYAVFVVSSENSTVAELALTLQADIFQLQAAASFVCRLGWAVKLIDPASILQDSYSSGSPRSMLSDDEVGSHANTGPSSLFGDGSGRKSDVLWTENSSPAADCSSVAFVVDANITSYLMMGSVSPGLKSHAVTLYEAGKLCHTSIADLCNDLMTLEGAIFEGELQEFANHAFSLRCILECLTSGGTVTDGRQRVNKEETTSLTTDACQGDSSQNGVNETDVNIDSELTGTSIDDTLSKETSSDAEDSNFSSKFEEISDSTESLTARKDLKKIRKYRVDILRCESLAALAPATLSRLFRRDYDIVMSMIPLPHSSVLPGSKGPVHFGPPTHSSMTPWMKLVLFTALSSGPLSVVMMKGQCLRLLPAPLAGCEKALIWSWDGSMVGGLGGKFEGNLVKGSILLHCLNSLLKYSAVLVQPLSKNDLDDGGNVVTLDVPLPLKNSDGSMACIGEELGLSGEECSKLNILLHDISKKINLWTIGYIRLLRLFNERNLEALSVDKEKYEWVVLGAEFGIPLFSPKLCNSICRRVVSSQLLQTDLSSEYHEAMQDLRGRLLYVCSEYQALGPTARLLNQKEHIKEKESSRLLMNYASGSWNPIAEPSSPISGALSENQRLKLANRHRCGTEVLSFDGNILRSYSLNPIYEVGASRPFEDSGVIGTGKGESEDADGKEVALPGVNLLFDGSELRPFDIGACLQARQPVSLIAEASAVTSSLTVKQKV; this is encoded by the exons ATGCAGCGTCCGCCGGCGACAATGGAGGAGCAGTTGATAATCCACGCAATTACAGAAGAGTGCTCCTGGGAGAGCCTGCCGAAGCGCCTGCAATCTACCCTGAATTCCAAGGAAGATTGGCACCGCAG GATAATTGATCACTGCATCAAGAAAAGACTCCTCTGGAACACTTGTTTTGCTCGCATGGTGTGCAAAGAAGCTGAATTCTATGAGGAAATGATGCGTTATCTACGGAGGAATCTAGCG ATGTATCCCTACCATCTTGCAGAGTATGTTTGCCGTGTTATGAGGGTTTCTCCTTTCAAATATTACTGTGACATCTTATTTGAAGTGATGAAAAATG AACAACCCTATGATAGTATTCCCAATTTTAGTGCAGCAGATGCCTTGCGGATCACAGGGATCGGAAGAAATGAATTCATTGACATCATGAACAGGTGTAGATCTAAG AAAATTATGTGGAAGTTAAATAAGTCAATAGCAAAAGAACACTTGCCGATAGAACCTGTTGAATTTGTGATTGAGCCATGGTGGGGAGTTTGTCTTGTCAACTTTACTTTGGAAGAATTCAAG AAACTATCAGAAGAAGAATCAGCACAAATTGATAAAATCTATAAGGAGGAAACCAATTCTTTCTTCCTATTTGATCCTGAAATTATTAAGGGTCTATTTCGCCGTGGGCTCGTGTACTTTGACGTTCCTGTTTATCCTGATGACCGTTTCAAAG TTTCAAGGCTTGAAGGATTTGTTTCAAACAGGGAGCAGTCATATGAAGATCCAATTGAAGA GTTGCTATATGCTGTGTTTGTGGTGTCAAGCGAGAATTCAACTGTTGCTGAACTGGCATTGACTTTGCAAGCCGATATCTTTCAGCTACAGGCTGCTGCATCTTTTGTTTGTCGACTGGGATGGGCAGTGAAACTTATTGATCCAGCCTCTATTCTTCAGGACTCTTATTCGTCTGGATCTCCTAGAAGTATGCTCAGTGATGATGAAGTTGGTTCCCATGCTAATACGGGCCCTTCAAGTTTATTTGGTGATGGCAGCGGTCGTAAATCAGATGTATTGTGGACAGAAAACTCTAGTCCTGCTGCCGACTGTTCTAGTGTAGCTTTTGTTGTCGATGCTAATATAACATCATATCTAATGATGGGATCTGTCTCTCCAG GTCTGAAATCTCATGCTGTGACACTTTATGAAGCTGGAAAACTATGTCACACAAGCATTGCTGACCTTTGCAATGATCTTATGACCCTAGAGGGCGCTATATTTGAAGGAGAGTTACAGGAGTTTGCTAATCATGCTTTCAGCCTGAGGTGTATTCTTGAATGCCTGACTTCAGGTGGAACTGTTACTGATGGAAGACAGAGGGTGAACAAGGAGGAGACCACTTCATTGACAACTGATGCTTGTCAAGGTGACAGCTCTCAAAATGGCGTGAATGAAACAGATGTCAATATTGACTCTGAGCTCACTGGAACTAGTATTGATGATACTTTATCTAAAGAGACTAGTTCTGATGCAGAGGATTCTAATTTTAGTTCCAAGTTTGAGGAAATTTCAGATTCTACTGAAAGTTTGACTGCCAGAAAAGACTTAAAGAAAATAAGGAAATACAGAGTAGATATACTTCGCTGTGAAAGCTTGGCCGCTCTGGCCCCAGCCACATTGAGTCGTCTATTTCGTCGTGACTATGACATTGTCATGTCCATGATTCCACTACCTCACTCTTCTGTCTTGCCTGGATCAAAGGGCCCTGTTCATTTTGGTCCTCCAACACATTCTTCAATGACTCCTTGGATGAAGTTAGTGCTCTTTACTGCTCTATCCAGTGGACCTCTTTCCGTTGTTATGATGAAAGGCCAGTGTCTAAGATTACTTCCTGCACCATTAGCTGGTTGTGAGAAAGCCCTTATATGGTCATGGGATGGATCTATGGTTGGGGGTCTGGGAGGAAAATTCGAAGGGAATTTAGTTAAAGGAAGCATTCTGTTACACTGCTTGAATTCTCTTCTTAAATATTCTGCTGTGTTGGTTCAACCTTTGAGCAAGAACGATCTTGACGATGGTGGAAATGTCGTAACACTAGATGTTCCATTGCCCTTGAAAAACAGTGATGGTTCAATGGCTTGTATTGGGGAGGAGCTGGGGCTAAGTGGAGAGGAATGTTCAAAGTTAAACATATTGTTGCATGATATATCAAAAAAGATAAATTTGTGGACAATAGGTTATATTCGCCTACTTAGACTATTTAACGAGAGAAACTTAGAAGCCTTGTCAGTTGATAAAGAGAAGTATGAATGGGTTGTACTTGGTGCAGAATTCGGTATCCCGCTTTTTAGTCCCAAATTGTGCAACAGTATATGTAGGAGAGTTGTTTCTTCACAGTTACTTCAAACAGATTTGTCGAGTGAGTATCATGAAGCTATGCAAGACTTAAGAGGCAGGTTGCTTTATGTTTGTTCTGAGTACCAAGCATTAGGCCCTACTGCAAGGCTTCTTAACCAGAAAGAGCACATTAAGGAAAAGGAATCTTCTCGACTACTAATGAATTATGCTAGTGGAAGCTGGAATCCTATTGCGGAACCTTCTTCTCCTATTTCAGGAGCCTTAAGTGAAAACCAAAGACTAAAACTTGCTAACAGGCATCGTTGTGGGACTGAAGTTTTGAGTTTTGATGGTAATATCCTAAG ATCATACTCCCTAAACCCAATCTATGAGGTTGGAGCCAGCAGGCCCTTTGAAGACTCAGGCGTCATAGGCACTGGGAAAGGTGAATCAGAGGATGCTGATGGCAAAGAAGTAGCTCTCCCGGGTGTAAACCTTCTATTTGACGGGTCTGAGCTTCGTCCTTTCGATATTGGCGCTTGCCTGCAAGCTCGTCAACCAGTTTCCTTAATAGCTGAGGCATCGGCAGTGACTTCCTCTTTGACAGTCAAACAAAAAGTTTAG